The proteins below come from a single [Chlorobium] sp. 445 genomic window:
- a CDS encoding short-chain dehydrogenase, producing the protein MGFTLITGASTGIGAEFAKQYAAKKKSLILVARSQDKLCTLAQDLQQAFGIEVKTFAQDLSKPDGAERVFEFCKAQNVEIDLLINNAGVGLSQKFQYQQLAEIESMIRLNLLTTVKLTHLLLPEFLARKQGGIINVASVAAFQGTPNMCVYAATKAFLLSFSEALAEELHGSGVRVMVLCPGGTATRFFQNAGYKQERFKLPLQTPSEVVKVGIAAFERGKTCVISGWLNKALVFAERFTPRWLNTRLAGVFVGEI; encoded by the coding sequence ATGGGTTTTACACTCATCACGGGTGCTTCAACAGGCATCGGAGCAGAATTTGCAAAGCAATATGCTGCAAAAAAGAAATCACTGATTCTTGTAGCACGCTCACAAGATAAACTTTGCACACTTGCACAAGACTTGCAACAAGCCTTTGGTATTGAGGTCAAAACCTTCGCACAAGATTTATCAAAGCCTGACGGTGCAGAGCGTGTCTTTGAATTTTGCAAAGCGCAAAATGTAGAGATTGACTTGCTTATCAATAATGCTGGTGTAGGGCTCTCGCAGAAGTTCCAGTATCAGCAGCTTGCAGAAATCGAGTCCATGATTCGCCTGAATCTGCTGACGACAGTCAAACTCACGCATCTACTTTTACCAGAGTTTTTGGCAAGGAAACAAGGCGGGATTATCAATGTCGCATCGGTTGCTGCGTTTCAAGGCACACCAAATATGTGCGTCTATGCTGCAACAAAAGCCTTTTTGCTTTCTTTTTCTGAAGCTTTAGCAGAGGAACTGCATGGCAGTGGAGTGCGTGTGATGGTGCTCTGTCCCGGTGGCACAGCCACACGTTTCTTCCAAAATGCAGGCTATAAACAAGAGAGATTCAAACTTCCACTGCAAACTCCGAGCGAGGTTGTCAAGGTAGGTATTGCTGCTTTTGAGCGCGGAAAGACCTGTGTCATCTCTGGCTGGCTTAACAAAGCACTGGTTTTTGCAGAGCGCTTTACACCACGCTGGCTGAATACCAGACTCGCTGGTGTGTTTGTTGGTGAGATTTGA
- a CDS encoding methyltransferase: protein MRQKYALKLPPNEPFQLAQDEAYFFLETAEGEKKVRFHDYAEIYRHAGLYEQLFYQRLKCQSPQKVGALLKKTVEESGAYFTQLRVLDVGAGNGMMGEVLMEYGVARLVGIDILPEAKHAAERDRPAVYDEYFVVNLTEMQPEELIQLQQWHFDCMTTVAALGFGDIPPKAFANAFNLIEENGWIAFNIKETFLSQKDNSGFSTFIKRLILSDYLNLYHLERYRHRLSIDGIPIYYYAIIGRKMRQIEEEFMAELHN from the coding sequence ATGAGACAAAAATATGCATTGAAACTTCCCCCAAATGAACCCTTTCAACTGGCGCAAGATGAGGCTTATTTCTTCTTGGAGACTGCCGAAGGCGAAAAAAAGGTTCGCTTCCACGACTACGCCGAGATATATCGACATGCTGGACTTTACGAACAGCTCTTTTATCAGCGCCTCAAATGTCAATCCCCACAAAAAGTTGGCGCATTGCTTAAAAAGACGGTAGAAGAATCTGGTGCATACTTCACACAACTTAGAGTCTTAGACGTCGGCGCTGGTAATGGTATGATGGGTGAGGTCTTGATGGAGTATGGTGTAGCACGACTGGTTGGTATCGACATTCTGCCTGAAGCTAAACATGCTGCTGAACGTGACCGACCTGCAGTCTACGATGAGTATTTTGTAGTGAATCTTACCGAGATGCAGCCTGAAGAATTGATTCAATTGCAACAATGGCATTTTGATTGTATGACCACGGTAGCGGCTTTAGGATTTGGAGATATACCGCCCAAGGCGTTTGCAAATGCGTTTAACCTCATAGAAGAAAACGGCTGGATCGCCTTCAACATTAAAGAGACATTCTTAAGCCAAAAGGACAACAGCGGTTTCTCAACATTCATCAAGCGGCTAATCTTAAGCGATTACCTTAATCTGTATCATTTGGAACGATACCGCCACCGCCTCTCGATTGACGGCATACCGATTTATTACTATGCTATTATTGGCAGAAAGATGAGACAGATTGAAGAAGAGTTCATGGCAGAACTACACAATTAG